In the Leptolyngbya sp. 'hensonii' genome, one interval contains:
- a CDS encoding response regulator transcription factor: MITVVLIEDHDLTRIGLRIALQQSGKVTVVGEAATGIEGLKVLAKARPDVAIVDIGLPDIDGVEITRRLKQSLTGLEDLDSPKPRVLILTMQENEEAVLAAFAAGADSYCVKDASLEWLLEALQTTTEGNSWIDPTIARVVLRQVQHQGLPLQAASDRTNERLDLPEDSGPDYALTDRELEVLKLIVAGCSNAVISEKLHITVGTVKTHVRNILSKLSADDRTQAAVRALRSGLV, translated from the coding sequence ATGATTACTGTTGTCTTGATTGAAGACCACGACCTGACACGGATTGGCTTGCGCATTGCCCTCCAGCAAAGCGGCAAGGTCACTGTTGTCGGAGAGGCTGCTACTGGAATTGAAGGGTTGAAGGTGCTGGCGAAAGCTAGACCAGACGTGGCGATCGTCGATATTGGTCTACCCGATATTGATGGCGTTGAAATTACGCGTCGCCTCAAACAATCCCTGACTGGACTAGAAGACCTGGACTCCCCAAAGCCCAGAGTTCTGATTTTGACCATGCAGGAGAATGAAGAGGCTGTACTGGCTGCTTTTGCTGCTGGTGCTGACTCTTACTGCGTTAAAGATGCCAGTCTGGAATGGTTGCTGGAGGCTTTGCAGACAACTACCGAAGGCAATAGCTGGATTGATCCGACGATCGCGCGGGTGGTGCTGCGTCAGGTCCAACACCAGGGGTTACCGTTACAGGCAGCCAGCGATCGTACCAACGAGCGGTTGGATTTACCTGAGGACTCCGGCCCAGATTATGCGTTGACGGATCGAGAATTAGAAGTCCTGAAGTTGATTGTGGCCGGGTGCAGCAATGCCGTGATCTCAGAGAAGCTCCACATTACGGTTGGGACTGTAAAAACCCATGTGCGGAATATTTTGAGTAAGTTAAGCGCTGACGATCGAACTCAGGCTGCGGTTAGAGCCCTGCGATCGGGGTTGGTTTAA
- a CDS encoding SpoIIE family protein phosphatase: MSQGNGGKLRLMVVDDEPDNLDLLYRTFRREFTVFKAVSGHNALQTLDQEGEMAIIISDQRMPGMNGTEFLSRTVDRFPDTIRIVLTGYTDVEDLVGAINTGKVFKYITKPWMPDDLKAVVNQAADTYKVLKQRTNELNRALRRESILNAVTTAIRESLDYHSMLQTIIETLGRTFEASSGILRPLEGSHLTSEVFSYQAQVGPGVELAIGQSSIPSFEQDEAVQAALETWKTQVVDASQNPDPQAEAVSEKPIQLVVPLTYQQSFLAVLSLYRSPGTQSWKSEDIELIEGVAEQAALAISQAKLYQQIQQQTQQMRAELEVARQIQTNLLRQSWPDLEGIKVQASCIPAREVGGDFFEVFVHPQGDIWVTVGDVSGKGVPAALFMASLISVLRRELSQEVPPEPDVVMYNLNGSLSDDLISNNRFITMVLARYTPTTQQLAYANAGHVYPMVWSHRTLTSQVANQESISIEPNYLKTRGIPLGIRPAWKGTGDKIALNSGDVFLLTSDGITEATVPSDHAGNGQITSAMLQQAGLWQLLKQEPSPLLLANILTKIQAHNQVQEDDQTILSLEVL, from the coding sequence ATGAGTCAGGGTAATGGTGGCAAGCTCAGACTAATGGTCGTTGATGATGAGCCTGACAACCTGGACCTACTTTATCGGACTTTTCGCCGTGAATTTACGGTATTCAAGGCAGTCAGTGGCCATAATGCTTTGCAAACCCTGGATCAGGAAGGGGAAATGGCCATTATCATCTCCGATCAGCGGATGCCGGGTATGAATGGGACAGAATTTCTCAGTCGGACTGTCGATCGATTCCCTGACACGATTCGGATTGTTCTGACGGGTTATACCGATGTGGAAGACCTGGTGGGTGCGATCAATACGGGTAAGGTCTTCAAGTACATCACCAAACCCTGGATGCCTGACGATCTCAAAGCCGTAGTCAATCAGGCGGCTGATACCTATAAGGTTCTGAAGCAACGCACGAATGAGCTGAATCGAGCTTTACGTCGGGAGTCGATCCTGAATGCAGTTACGACAGCCATTCGGGAGTCTCTGGACTACCACAGCATGCTACAAACCATTATCGAGACCCTGGGGCGCACCTTTGAAGCCAGTTCGGGAATTTTACGTCCGTTGGAAGGAAGTCATCTCACCTCAGAGGTTTTTTCCTATCAGGCCCAAGTAGGTCCAGGGGTAGAGTTGGCCATTGGACAATCTTCTATCCCCAGCTTTGAGCAGGATGAAGCCGTGCAGGCTGCCCTGGAGACCTGGAAAACCCAGGTGGTTGATGCCAGTCAAAATCCAGATCCACAGGCTGAAGCTGTTTCCGAGAAGCCAATTCAACTGGTTGTGCCCCTGACTTACCAGCAAAGTTTTCTGGCAGTATTGTCCCTTTATCGATCGCCAGGAACCCAATCCTGGAAATCGGAAGACATTGAGTTAATCGAAGGGGTGGCTGAGCAGGCTGCCCTGGCCATCTCCCAGGCCAAGCTTTATCAGCAAATTCAGCAACAAACTCAGCAAATGCGGGCGGAGTTGGAGGTGGCCCGCCAGATTCAGACCAACCTCCTGCGCCAGAGTTGGCCCGACCTGGAAGGGATTAAAGTGCAGGCGAGTTGTATTCCGGCCCGGGAGGTCGGGGGTGACTTCTTTGAGGTGTTTGTCCACCCGCAGGGAGATATCTGGGTCACCGTTGGAGACGTTTCTGGTAAGGGGGTTCCTGCTGCCCTCTTTATGGCCAGCCTGATTTCAGTCTTACGGCGAGAACTCTCCCAGGAAGTTCCACCCGAACCAGATGTGGTGATGTACAACCTGAATGGCAGTCTCTCCGATGATCTGATCAGCAATAACCGCTTTATTACCATGGTGTTGGCCCGCTATACCCCAACCACCCAGCAGTTAGCCTATGCCAACGCTGGACATGTTTATCCCATGGTTTGGTCTCACCGGACATTAACTTCCCAGGTTGCCAATCAGGAAAGCATATCCATTGAACCCAATTACCTGAAGACACGGGGCATTCCCCTGGGCATTCGACCGGCCTGGAAAGGGACGGGCGATAAGATTGCCCTCAATTCAGGAGATGTGTTTCTGCTGACCAGTGATGGGATCACAGAAGCAACCGTGCCCAGTGATCATGCTGGGAATGGTCAGATTACCAGTGCCATGTTGCAGCAGGCCGGACTGTGGCAACTTTTGAAGCAAGAGCCTTCCCCCTTACTGTTGGCTAATATTCTGACCAAAATTCAAGCGCACAATCAAGTTCAAGAAGACGACCAAACCATACTCTCCCTGGAGGTTCTTTAA
- the hisIE gene encoding bifunctional phosphoribosyl-AMP cyclohydrolase/phosphoribosyl-ATP diphosphatase HisIE, producing MSKPLYLSPAIPIDQIRYDDRGLVPAIVQDYLDGTVLMMAWMNQESLKKTLETGQTWFWSRSRESLWPKGATSGHIQQVQSIRYDCDSDALLVTVEQVGDIACHTGERSCFHQVEPGTIVAPPADTLSQVFAVICDRQINPVEGSYTCRLFEGGDNRILKKIGEEAVEVVMACKDDQAEAIAGEVADLFYHTLVALAQHKVDLKAVYRKLQERRG from the coding sequence GTGTCTAAACCCCTTTATCTATCCCCTGCAATTCCAATTGACCAGATCCGCTATGACGATCGGGGTCTGGTGCCTGCAATCGTTCAGGATTACCTGGATGGGACCGTCCTGATGATGGCCTGGATGAATCAAGAGTCCTTGAAAAAGACGCTAGAAACCGGACAGACTTGGTTCTGGAGTCGATCTCGCGAATCCCTCTGGCCCAAGGGAGCTACCTCTGGCCATATCCAGCAGGTGCAATCCATCCGCTATGACTGTGATAGTGATGCCCTTCTGGTGACGGTAGAGCAGGTCGGGGATATCGCCTGTCATACGGGAGAACGCAGTTGTTTCCATCAGGTGGAACCGGGCACGATCGTGGCTCCTCCTGCGGATACGCTCTCCCAGGTATTTGCGGTAATTTGCGATCGGCAGATCAACCCTGTCGAAGGATCCTACACCTGTCGTCTGTTTGAAGGGGGAGACAACCGCATTCTGAAGAAGATTGGCGAAGAAGCAGTTGAGGTTGTGATGGCCTGCAAGGATGATCAGGCCGAGGCGATCGCAGGGGAAGTTGCGGATCTGTTTTACCATACCCTGGTGGCTCTGGCGCAGCACAAGGTCGATTTAAAAGCCGTTTACCGGAAACTCCAGGAGCGGCGGGGCTAA
- a CDS encoding anti-sigma regulatory factor, which yields MKTELHIPSDLKFLSIVENWLLGALEVELGDQVDWPRQSNRLRLVLVEAYSNVVRHAHRDQPNLPVLIRLHLDDRDLALEIWDHGKGYDLDTYLPPTPEAKQENGYGWLILNRLMDRVEYQLQVDGRNCLKLEASLPAKPEVV from the coding sequence ATGAAAACTGAATTGCATATTCCCAGTGATTTAAAGTTTCTCAGCATTGTGGAGAACTGGCTTCTGGGAGCGTTGGAAGTGGAATTAGGGGATCAGGTGGATTGGCCCCGACAGTCTAATCGGTTACGTCTGGTTCTGGTCGAAGCTTATTCCAATGTGGTTCGGCATGCCCATCGTGATCAACCCAATCTGCCGGTGCTGATTCGTCTGCACCTCGACGATCGGGATCTGGCTCTGGAAATCTGGGATCACGGCAAAGGCTATGATCTGGACACTTACCTCCCACCAACCCCCGAAGCGAAGCAGGAAAATGGCTATGGCTGGCTGATTCTCAATCGTCTTATGGATCGGGTAGAGTATCAACTTCAGGTTGATGGTCGTAACTGTCTCAAATTGGAAGCCAGTTTGCCCGCCAAGCCGGAAGTTGTTTAA